The sequence tggctctagcttatcctcattaacatgatagtaaactgtgcaccgaaaagctttcaaatttgagtaatcAGCAACCTTTCCTGACCACATTTCTGTAGGCGTCTTGAGTGTGGTCCGCGGTTAATCAAATAACATGTTGTGTTCACCGCTTCAGCCCAGAATCTTCTTTCTAACCCTGCGTTAGAAAGCATGCACCTCACCCTTTCTAGTAATGTCTGGTTCATTcgttcagctacaccattcCGTTGCGGTGTATTCCTGACTGTGTGATGCCGAGCAATCCCTTCATCCTTACAGAAATGATCAAACTCAGACGAACAAAATTCCAGACCATTATCAGTTCGCAacctctttatcttctttcttgtttggttttccaccaatgctttccactacttgaaattcttgaaagcttcacttttatacttcatcatgatgacccaagtcatccttgaataatcatcaatcagagacataaaatatctgtgacctcccaaagactcaactcgagatggaccccaacaatcagagtggatgtaatcaagtgtgtcttttgttatgtgaatagCTTTGGGAAACTTGCTGCGATGTAGTTTCCCAAACACACAGTGTTCACAAAGCTCCAGACTCTTGAGCTTATGACCATCaagaagatcatcctttgatagaatcggcatccctctttcgcccatatgaccaagtctcatatgccatatctTTGTCATATCCTCCTGGTCAATCTCTAACGATGCAGCATTAGCTGAACCTATAACAGTGGAACCTTACAAGAAATACAAAGTACCATGCTTCACACCTTTCAGAATCACATCAGAACCTTTATAGACATGTAAAACTCCATCTTTTCCTGACCAACTGAGACCCCTGCTGTCTAACAGACTCAGAGATATCAGATTCTTCATCATCAATGGAACATGCCTGACTTCGTTCAACGTGCAGAACTTACCATCATGTGTCCTCAACTTGATCGAGCCTTGCAGACATGACTATTAGCCATTGAAATGCTACCTCCATCTACCtgcttataagttgaaaaccactcTCTCCTTGGACAAATATGGTAAGATGCTCCAGAATCAAGAACCCAcacatcagagtgatgagtGTGTCCATCAGCAACTAGAGCAATATCATTTTCAGAGCTACTGTCACCATCTGCTATAGCAGCAGAACCtggttgattttctgatttcttcttcttctttggacaattagttttccaatgtcctttctccttacagtaattacaggtgtcgtctggcttgggaccctttgagaacggcttcttagacttcttctttccaccgtttccctttcccttactgCCGCTGGCAACCAGTCCAGAGGCCTGATTATCTGCACCTATATTGCTCGCCTTATGGCGCAACTCCCTGCTATGAAGAGATGACCTAACTTCTTCCAGAGTCACAGAATCTTTACcaacaataaatgattgaacaaaattctcatatgaaagcggtaaagacaccaacagaatcaaagcagcatcttcatcttcaattttcacatcaatattacgtaattctagtaataatgtgttcaattgatctaaatgatccctgagttgcataccttcctgcattcgcaggccaaacagacgttgtttcagaagaagtttgttcgttagagatttcgtcatgtataagctctctaacttcatccacagaCCGGCAGTAGTCTCTTCGTCTGAGACCTCAGTGATGATGTCATCTGCGAGGCACAACATAATTGTTGAATGTGCCTTTTCTTCCAGAATCATCATCTCAGCAGTGACTTCTCCTGTTGCCTTCTTCAACGGTGTCCACAgaccttgttgttttaacaaagcccgcatcttgatctgccatagactgaaactatttctcccagtaaacttttcgattttcacgttcatcgcagacatctttctctccagaaaataaaaccccgatcggaaaccgaaagctctgataccagtttgttgtgtagaattaatgaaagataaataataaaGCAATcgaaaaaacacagatttacgtggttcaccaacgttgtgttggctagtccacgggcagaaggagaatagtattattaggaggcgaaaaatcagattacaatgattaggtttacataatgaggtatttataatacccaatctaacctaatcccactaggaacccatgatcccaatcccactaggaacccatgatcccaatccaactaggaactcGAAACCCAAaactactccgaataggaaacccatgattcaaggcattacgacaagAAGAAAATCTCAGTAGCCTGTAATTGCTTGAACGGCAAGGGGGGCTTTCTTCTTGCTTTTATGAAATATTGctcaagaaaaaaaatcaaagattGTGTGTTGTGGATGAGCGAGTCAATGCTATTTGAGATTCAGCGAAGCATAGTCAAGAAAGAAAATTGAAGCTTGTGTAATAACGGTGGTTGTATAATATGTGCTTATTTTAGTGTTAAAACAAAGGATAAGTACAGAGAATAGACCAACGAAGGAAGAAGAACATGACGttgagagaagagagagaaagaaaaaaaaattaaaaagatggaaaagatggtgtaattgattttattttttattttagggtttgtttgtgataatttgataataagggggtttaatttataaaataagtaaatataaggactaaattgactcttttctctttgacttttaacaccgttaatcaatttggtatgtgtttgctaacgaaatgaacctcaaggtatcagtttgtaaacttttaaaccacagggtgccgatcgaaaacagATGCAACCAAAAGGTTTATTTTTGACCTTTTCCCTTAAGTATTTGGTTAGCTAATGATGATTgaaactttttaatttcttatgttatttaataatattaaatatgtttttttaggaaaaatgtCAAATTTTATAAACTTAACCAGCATCAAAATTAAGGAGCTCCCAAATCGAATTTGGGTAGCGTCCTAACAAAATAACAGGGATCCGGATAGACTTTGCCCACTTAGCTAAGGTGTGAGCCATCTTATTCCCATCTcgataaataaaatgaaaagaacaACACATAAAGGATTGTGAAAGACTGGTCACATCCGTATAAAGGTAGAATAATTCGGACATTGGCAGTTCCCCCCGTGTGAGCGCGTTTATGGCAATTTTTGAGTCCGACTCGATCCAGATATGAGTAAGTTGATAACTTCTAGCTAATAGTAAACTCTCCCATATCGCATGTAGCTCTGCTTCGTCGGCCGGGGAGCATGATCTGATCGGGATACCAGCAGAGAAAATAACGTCGCCAATATCGTTCCGGGCAACCACTCCAACTCTTGCGGATAGGCCGTGACCCTGCCACAAAGGAAACaaaggaaataaataatcattttgattttgaatatgcaatattttgattttgattctgaaatttaaattagacACCCTCAACGCAATTTTGAAATTCAAGTATGCTACTTTAATTTCATTAAAATCAATCCCAAAATCAACCGCCATTCTTCCActttattcaatatttttaatatattaataaaatatattattatagttTAGGTGTAAGACCTATTcgacttttaaacaaattatgAAAGGCATTTATATGGTTGGATTGGAAGCAAATAATTAATGAGAGAGTGTTATCATTATTTGGACTACGAGTTATATAACTAATTCCTTCAAAACGAACTTTTGCTCGTCCCATGTGAATGGGTCTTCCCCACCCAAAATCTGCGTTGTACAGTGGTAGCCCTGTCCAACTCACCATGTCTAAATTCGGACATCCAAATATATGGCCCTCTCTCCTCACAGCCGTCAGATCAGATTGCTTTTTAAAATAACCAAGAGTAGATTTTAAATACCCATCATCCATTTTCTGTAAGGATTTATGGATTTTTTCCACTAATTGTTCCAACGAACTTGAGTCAATCTCACCAGCTGAGCTTATAACTGCAGTGGTGAATTGTACATTACCAAAGTATCCCGATGGCAGTAGAGGATCCAATCTAAACCGGCCATTTATTGGAAAATAAAGTTTTGTTGATTGATCACTACACAACTCAGGTGCTTTGCAAACACAATACCAAATTTGTGCAGTTAAGACTTCAAATGCGCTATAATTAATTCCACTCTTGATCTTGGATTTTAGAGTGGCGAGTTGATCAGGTGTGATCTTGAACGTTTTAACGGTTGTGGGTTTGGAATCGTGAGTTTGACTAGAGGCATTAATCATTGTTGGAGGAGGATCATACTTGATATGATGATAAGTATGGGTAGGTGGCACCCAAGCATCAAGTATAATTCTATCAATAAAAGGTGGATTGACAACCGGTATGCCACGAGCAATATCAAACCATGAATTGATGAAATGGAAGGAAGATATACCATCTACAACTATGTGATGCAAATACACTCCAATACAAACACTTCCGCATTTAAAACGCATCAACTATAACatcaacaaaaaataataatattaaatttcttaaaaataaggGTAAAAATTCTACTGTAAGAATTGTAATTGGATTTCGATCCAtattaaaccaaacaaaagaaataaatagtGATTCGGAATATCTCATTGGCCCATTACGCCCATGGGCTCGGCGGGCTAAAGGGCAAGAGGCCTCAAAGGCCCAAGAGGATTGACTATAAATAAGGAAGAGGCAACCAAGGCAAAGGGATCGGGTAATATACTTTCTAACTCATTTTGAATAGATTATCAATACTGTCGAGCGACTAACTGTCTTAATCGTCGGAGTGTTCCAGGGACCGCTCCCCGCATAGAGACGACCCTCAGGGAACACGAGCCCCCCCGAAGAGAGCTCGGATCACTGTTCCGCGTATCCAAATTATTTGGTGTGGTGAACGTGGATTACAAGTGACCGCAGAGCCTCCAGCGAGATGCAAACGCCGACTGAGTCCACTCCAATGGAGGTGCCGGAAATTGGAGCAACTAGTTCTATGACAAACATGGACCGATCCGCACCGATCATCCTAATTTCCCCTAGAAATTTGGCTTCGCTGATGAAGGAGGTAAGCCCGGAAGAAGAGGAAACTTACAATACCACGCAGCTCCTCAGTGCGATACAAGGTTTTCAAACCACTCAAGCTGTTCATATGGCGGCTCAAATGAAGATCATAGAACAACAGAGAAGTTTGCAGGAGGAAAACGCCAAAATTTGGCAATACCTCAAGGCAGCAGCGGAGACGCAAAGGGAAGGCATGTCCCCGGGGCAGTCCTTAAGACCCGAGATGCTCGCGGGAAGAGGGGCCGGAGCCGCCCGGACCGGAGGAGGCGGCATACCACGGGAAGAGACAACAGCCATGAACAACGAGGGCGCATTGGAACTGAAGATCTAGCGCTTTTTAGACAAGAGAGCCCTCAGAGGCGTCATGGGAGGAAGCATCACCTCCAGCAAAACGCCGCTAGTGCAAAGAATCATCGAGATAAGGTTCCCACGAGACTGGAAGGCGCCTCGCCTATCGTAATATTCGGGAACCGAAGACCCAAACGACCACGTGGCATCCTTCATGAGCACTATCAACCTGTATTCAAAGGACAAGGACATCATGTGTAAAGTTTTTTCCACCACACTCTCATCTAGTTCCcaagagtggtatcgaggactAGCTCCTGAATTAATTGACTCATTCGATCTACTAAAGGACCTTTTCCTCTCCCATTTTGCCACGGCAGCGAAGGTGAGGAAGATCAGCTCGgacctcaacgggctcaagCAGCGAGCAACCGAGCCATTGTGCAACTTTTTCTACCATATGGCCTCTCAGGTCAAAGGCCTCAACCTAGAGGTAGCTCATGATGCCCTAGCAAAAGGAACCTCGTGTGAGCCCCTAAAGCAGACGTGCTTCAGAAAGATGCTGCGATCCTTCGAGGAgctcatgaccatggcacaGACCTTCGTCCGGTATGACGACTGCGACCGACCGGCTGGGTACGAGGAatcagaaagggacaaggccagAGGAGATGCGCACAAATAGGAAAAAAGCAGACCAACCGTAGAAGCACGAGACGAGGGCCGGGCGCGCAAAGAGGCCCCGATGCCCTTTCCAGTGCGGGTCGAGCGAGCAAACCTTGAGCGCAGGGGGGATAGATCCCGTGGAAAGGAGGTACATTATGCTGCTCAGAACCAACCCCGCCGATTCGCACACCTGACTCCGCCAGCAGACAAAGGCAAAACCCGAGTCGAGAAGGAGTACTGCAAGTACCACAAATCCTCCGGACACTCCATGGAGAACTGCTATCAACTGCAGAAAGAAATTGAGCGGATCACGGAGCAAGGTGCACCACCGAAGACCATTAGACAGAGGGAACAGAGCCCGAAACAACGAGACACCGGCCGAACAGATGAAGCGAAGCGACCAAGGTACCACAGAGAGATCCATGTCATAAGGGAGGGAGCGTCGGCGCTCTGTCCGCTCCCGGAGAGCTCCCGAAAGAAAAAAGCAGCTGATCAGACCCTAACGTTGCAGCCACCACTCCGGACCAGCCATTCGGAGGCCCTCGTAGTCACCATCAACATCGCCGGCTTTAAAAGGCATCGGGTGCTGGTGGACACAGGAAGCTCGGTGAACTTGCTCACCTGGAGAGCGCTCCGCGCTATGAAAAATACTCACACGGCCCTCCGTGCCGGAACTTTTCCCCTAGTTGGCCTGTTAGAAATTGAAGTCCCCGTGAAGGGAGTCATCTCTCTGTCAACAATCTTTGCTAAAAGCGACCAAGAAGTAGAGGACACCGTAGAATAGGTGGTAGTGGATATCCCCTTGGCCTATAACGCCATTATCGGGAGACCTCTGCTGGCTAGCCTCAAAGCTACAATTGATATCTCCGACTTATGCTTGACTTTACCACTTCGACACGACAAAATTACCATCCACGGAGATCGCATCCTGGCCAAGAAACTGCAATGGGAGGCGACTCAACCTCGGACAACGCTTTAACTAGAGGACGGTCTGATGGATATGAGGGGGTACAATCCCACGCCGATTGAGCCGGTCAGCGGCTGTGCCATCGGGGAAAACAAGACACTGAAGATCGAGACTAAGCTCTCGCCTCCTCTGGCCAGCGAGATAAAGGCCGTTCTAACGGAGCATTCGGACGTATTCGCATGGTGCACCGAAGACATTACAGGAGTTTCACCCGAACAAGCAACTCACAGATTGAACATCGACTCCTCCGTTGAGCCCATAAAGCAGAATAAGCGAGTACATGCAAAGGACAAGCAAGCTGCAGTCAAGGCAGAGATCGAAAAGCTAttagctgtaaaatttattcaCGAGGTCCACTATCCGGATTGGCTTTCTaacgttgtacttgtaaagaaggCCAACGGAAAGTAtcgcatgtgtgtagatttcaccaatgttaataaagcatgccccaaggattccTACTCGTtgcctaacatagatcagcTTCTCGACCAGACAGTTGGTCGCAAAATCTTATCCTAGTTTGATGCCATCGCTGGTTTTCAGCAAATCCCTCTAGACCCGGCCGATGCCGAGAAGACCTCCTTCATAACGTATGAAGGCACATATTGCTACAAcgtgatgccttttggcttgaagAATGCGGGGGCCACATACCAGCGACTTATAGATAAGATGTTCACTAACCTCATCGGAAAAACGGTGCAGGTATACATCGACGACATGGTCGTCCTAAGCGCTGTTGAGAGTGACCACCCATGTGACTTGGCGGAGgtatttaaaattttcaggGAATACAACATCAAGCTAaacccggagaaatgtttcttcggTATTCGCAGCGGCAAGTTCCTGGGTTGCGTGGTTTCAGAGAAAGGTATCGAGCCTAATCCAGCAAAGATCGATGCGATCTTAGAAATGAAAGCACCACACAATCTACAGGGAGTTCAGAGGCTCAACGGGAGGGTTATCGCCTTGGGTCGATTTATCTCCTGCTCGGCACATCGATGCTTGCCTTTTTACAAAGCAGTCAAGAAGGAGCATCCCTTCAAATGGTCCACGGATTGCCAGCCGGCATTCAATGCCATTAAAACTTTCCTTGCCATGCCCCCACTACTGTCAGTACCAAAGCAAGGGCGGGACATCCAACTGTACTTCACCATAGCCGATGAAACTATGGCAGTCGTCTTAACTCAAGAAGAGGGGACGGAGCTCTACCCAATTTATTTTTTGAGCAGGGTCCTGAAGGGTGCACAAGTCCGATACTCCAAGGTGGAGAAGGCTCTGTTCGCCATCACACAAGCATCCGAGCATCTCAGGACATATTTCCAAGCGCATACGGTTGTGGTCAAGACCAATTATCCTCTCAAAAAGGCAGTCCAGAAGCCAGAAGTCTCCGGTCGGATCACCAACTGGTCGGTGCGACTATCGCAGTTCGACATACATTTTGAGCCCCATACGGCGATCAAAGCTCAAGTGTTGTCCGACTTCATTGTAGAATTTACCGGATCATCGACTAGCGACCTCACACTAAAGAGAGCTCACATCACCGACATGTGGACCATGAGTGTGGATGGGTCTTGCGGCCCAGGGCGGGCAGGCGCAGGCATTGCCATTCAGGGACCGAATAACCTCCGACTACGGTACGCCGTCCGACTCAACTTTCCAACGACGAACAATCAAGCAGAATATGAGACCCTGATCGCAGCTCTTCGGTTGGCCAAAACAATGGTAACCGGGAACCTAACAGTATACTCGGACTCCAAACTCGTCGTTAGCCACGTCAGCGGTACTTACAGAGCAAAAGACCCGACGATGTGTCAATATTTGGCGCTCGCCAAATCCCTACTCGAGGACCTCAAGAACAAAGGAGTAACCTTTTTCCTTACGGTTGTACCACGAGAAGAGAATGAAGAGGCAGATGCCATTACCGCTCTCGCAGTAGGCGAGCAGTCCCGTGACCCGCATACCCTTATAGAAACTACTGCGACCCCAGCTATTAACACAGAGTGCTCATTACAGATCGACACAGCAGACGCAGCAGCAAGCGGTTGGAGGAGTCTGATAATCAGGTATCTAGAAGATGGGACACTGCCGGAGGATCGGACGCAGGCATCCCTCGTGGTCTGGCGTTCCTGGCGGTATGCAATGCATGACGGCCTACTCTATCGGAAGTCCTCCAAACACCCGTGGTTGCGTTGCATATCCGAGGAGGAAGGGGATCACTGTTTGAAGGAGATACACCAGGGCGTATGCAGCTGGCATCAGGGCGCTCGGTCAATTGTGAAGAAAGCCCGTCTACAGGGACTTTATTGGCAAACCATGGACTCCGATGCAACACGTCTGGTTCGTAGCTGTCAGGCATGTCAACTGCACGCCAATACTCATCACGCGCCGGCGGCTCCGCTCAAAGGCATTGTCACACCCTGGCCGTTTGCAGTATGGGGCATTGATCTGCTCGGCCCATTTCCGATGGCCTTAGCACAGAAGCGTTTTGTAGTGGTAGCAGTCGATCACTTTATCAAATGGATCGAGGCAGAAGCAATCGCCAAAATAACCACCGACAACGTAATCAATTTTCTTAAGCGAACAGTCATATACCGGTTCGGAGTCCCTCACTCTTTCATCACAAATAACGGGAGGCAATTCGACTGTAGTCAATTCCGCGAGTTCTGCACGGAATGGGGTATCAAAGGGCGTTACACCTCGGTAGCGCATCCTCAGAGCAACGGGCTCACTGAAGTAAGCAACCGAACAATCCTATGAGGAATTAAAGCGCGCCTGTCTGACCAGGGTCAAGCATAGCCTGACCATATCCCAACAGTGTTATGGTCATACCGCACAACCCCACACTCCGACACCGGGCGCACTCCTTTCTTCCTTACCTATGGGGCAGAAGCCATGGCACCATCCGAGGTCATCCTTCGCTCTCCTCGGCAGATCACCTTCGAGGAAGCCGACAACAACGCGGAACTTACCGAAGCAAGCGAGCGACTAGAGGAAGAGCGCCTTAATGCCTTACTTCACATCACGACCCATAAGCAAAGCATAGCTCGATACCACGATAGACGGGTCCGGCCCCGCACTTTCTAAGTTGGGGACCTTGTGCTCCGAGATGCCGCTGCCGCTCAGTCTCCGCTAGCTAAAGGCAAGCTCGGACAATCATGGGAAGGGCCATACAAGATCGATATTGTCCTCCACAACGGAGCCTACAAAATCTCCTCCTTAGACGGGGTGGTCTTTGACAATAGCTGGAACATCTAAACACTAAAGAAGTATTATCAATAAGCTCCTGTAATCTGAATCATGAATAAGAATACATGTTTACAACATGAAACGCCTCTTAAATCGcgtaaacaaccccatgttgttaccgattaaccaAGAAGCGGGCTACCCGATACGTTCCTCGCACTGGataactcaaaacgttatttccaggcttctcgatcatctcgaaacgcctcTTAAATCGCGCAAACAACCcaatgttgttaccgattaaccaAGAAGTGAGCTACCCGATACGGTCCTCGCACTGGATAACTCAAAGCATTATTcccaggcttctcgatcatctcgaaacgcctcttaaatcgcgcaaacaaccccatgttgttaccgattaaccaAGAAGCGAGCTACCCAATAAGGTCCTCGCACTGaataactcaaaacgttattcccaggcttctcgatcatctcgaaacgcctcttaaatcgcgcaaacaaccccatgttgttaccgattaaccaAGAAGTGAGCTACTCGATACGGTCCTCGCACTAaataactcaaaacgttattcccaggcttctcgatcatctcgaaacgcctcTTAAATCACGCAAACAACCCCATATTGTTACCGATTAACCAAGAAGCGAGCTACCCGATAAGGTCCTCGCACTGaataactcaaaacgttattcccaggcttctcgatcatctcgaaacgcctcTTAGCAAAACGTGCAAACAATActatgttgttaccgattaactAACAAAGCACGCTACCATATGCGGTCCCCGCTCAAATAACATCGGAGGTTATACTaaggcttctcgagcatctcgaaaGCCTGAGGAATCGCACAGCTAAAACATCATCTCGCACACTTTAGCGAGTTGGTTGCGTATCCATAAGGAAGCAATATGATCCTCAATCGGATTTTCTGGACAAAATCCCgaaacatgttaaaaaaaattcgcACGAAAAATCAGCTGCGGCTTTGGTCGCAGTAATAACAAAGGAAACCAAATTTGCAGTTTTTCATTAAAGACAGCAAAACTACAAAAGATTGGAAAAATTGAAAGGAAATCGCTAGTACAACGCAACTTAACAGATTACGCAAAAGGACAGACACAAAACGCAAACTAGTCCAATCTCCTACGAGGATACATTGGCACGATCAGGATTAGGAATGGCCTCAACATCCTGATAACATGGGGATATTATCCAAAGAATCAAATGAGATATTCACCTAGAACCGCCGTGtattgatcacctgataccggaatggtatggcgtatcaagcaaggaGATCCGataggcggatcaccaagacttCGCCACAAGAGATCCGCAATCAAACCTATGTGGCGATCCGCCATAACCTCCCAATCCGCCAGcggaacagctgagccgatcccgcaataaagaccattaatgagctattaataagctaacaGGCATACTTAAAGAAAACcggtaaccgccattaatgaagcattaatggagactttctagttactaaaggttacaacttcatgactatatatagcttgcatctcaagctatcaaggtacacatacACACTatcctagaaaccctactttgtcaattcagtttactctttcataccttatactgactttggcatcgaagCTTCCCcctgtcgaacccaacgacgccccccacagggacggaagctaatcggaaattctccacaagtcatcaattggtgcggtgagcgtggaccctTAGCCAaataaaagggtttttcgttcacaatAAGACATGACGAATGGAGAGTAGAATCcatcctcagggattgaaacaccgttGGTAACACCATCAAG comes from Euphorbia lathyris chromosome 8, ddEupLath1.1, whole genome shotgun sequence and encodes:
- the LOC136202652 gene encoding shikimate O-hydroxycinnamoyltransferase-like, translating into MRFKCGSVCIGVYLHHIVVDGISSFHFINSWFDIARGIPVVNPPFIDRIILDAWVPPTHTYHHIKYDPPPTMINASSQTHDSKPTTVKTFKITPDQLATLKSKIKSGINYSAFEVLTAQIWYCVCKAPELCSDQSTKLYFPINGRFRLDPLLPSGYFGNVQFTTAVISSAGEIDSSSLEQLVEKIHKSLQKMDDGYLKSTLGYFKKQSDLTAVRREGHIFGCPNLDMVSWTGLPLYNADFGWGRPIHMGRAKVRFEGISYITRSPNNDNTLSLIICFQSNHINAFHNLFKSRIGLTPKL